In Leptolyngbya sp. NIES-2104, the genomic window ACGGATCAATGATCATTGCATGACCGTGAGATTGTCTCAGTGAGTTGTGTCTTCCAGTTTGTGCGGGTGCAATCACATAACACGTGTTCTCGATCGCTCTTGCCTGTAACAACACTTGCCAATGATCTTTCCCGGTATGAGCGGTAAAAGCGGCGGGAACAAACAACACTTCTGCGCCCATCTGCGTCATTTGGCGGTAAAGCTCTGGAAATCGCACATCGTAGCAAACCGATAAGCCAATACTGCCGAGTTCTTTAGATGGATGAATCGGCGGCACTCTAGAACCTGCGACCACCGTTGCCGATTCGCGATAAGTATTGCCATCGGGCAAATTCACATCGAACAAGTGAACTTTCTCGTAACGTGCCAGTTCTTGACCGTTCGGAGCCACGAGCAGCGCCGTATTGTAGACCTTGCCTTGCTCGACGGGAACGGGATAGCCACCTCCCAAAATTGTCACTTGAAAGCGTTGTGCCATCATTTTGAGAAACTTCTCGCTCTCTACTGCGATCGACTCTGCCTGAGCAAGCTTCGCCTCTTCATCTCCTAAAAACGAAAAGTTCTCTGGCAAACCAATCAACTCTGCCCCCCGTCGAACAGCCAAATCGATCAATTCTTCCGCTTGCGCCAGATTTTTCTGCAAATCAGGCAAGCTATTCATCTGTACAGCGGCAGCTAGGTAAGACTTCATGACATCAACTCACGGGTTTCGCTGGAAAATTACCGGGATTTAAAACAGTTTTAAGTGAGCGACCGAAATCGATCGCCCACTTACTACTTTAAATCGCGTTGATCCTAAATCGATCTAGGTTTGCTGAGAATCTGATCGCTCCGGCGGATTGTGATGCACGACCAGGTGCACCATCGAGTTAATCGTTCCTGCAATGCCGCCAATCAACAGAAACAACATCAACATCGCTAATGCGGAAAACGGGGAAAGGACAAACGTAAGCAGCAACGTCATTACTAAAAGCGATACAACTGCGCGATTCATATCAGTCTCCTGCAACTCTTGAAAGCTGTTTTTACATTAACAACGCGGTTTTTCTGTTGACCTCTAACGAAAGCAGCAATTCAATTTATCCACGGACGGAAAGCGTAAAATTCCTTCATAGTTGTGTCACGAACATTCAAGTTATGATCACCACTAACGGTCGATTTGAGCGATCGTCTCAGTCATAGTTTCGTGCAATTTCCCCGGCAGTATCTGTTATGAATGATTGGCAAAAGGACTGGTTTGAAATGTTTGACACGATCGCGGATCAAGTCGAAGGATTTTTGATTGATGTGGCTCAGGATATGACCGATGCCATGAACGATTTTGTTGAGTTTTCCGAAGAAGTGTCGATGCAACTCAATACGACGTTTATCGATGAACTGGAGCAATCGATTACGGTTTTAGTTAGTCCAATTTTAGAAGCTTATTTTGGGATCGGGGGCGCGATCGAAGAGATCACCCAACCCATGACCCAAACCGTTGAACCGATGTTGAAACAGCATCCCGCCTGTGTCGGTTGTCGCCATTTTCACGGGCAGTACTACGGAGATAGTTTATTAGTCTGCGGAATGCACCCGTACGGAATGGAGGCAGGGGTGGAAACTTGCCCGGATAAGGAAGCCGTGAATTGGGGGATGTTCCACTCGGATGATTCTGAGCATTGGTAGATTGCCCAACCTGAACCCATGCTCTATTCCGTCAAAGAAAATAATGCCTAAGTGCCATGTTTGTCATTCAGAAGGATCTCTTGAAGAATTAGTGGATGAGATTTTTGAAATCGATGGAAAGTTTTACCTAGTTGAGCAAATCCCCTCACTGGTGTGTTCTCACTGTGGGGAAGAAATCTTTAGTCGAGAAACGACTGAGCGAATTCGCGTCATGCTGCACAGTGAGGCAAAACCCATTAAATCCATTTCTGTGGATGTGTTCGCCTACCCACCAAAATCAAAGGCTTCTTGAGTGTGCAGCACGATCGAGCATCACATCCGAGGGCGGGGAACTGAAGCCATCCGAGACACCGGAGCGGTCGCAGGTTTCCTCATATGCCCATTTTGAGCAGGCATTGCCACATTCAAAATCTCAAGATTTAGTCGATACCCAACATTCCGCACCGTCTGAATCAAATTCGGCTGACGCGGATCAATTTCGACCTTTTTCCGCAGCGACAAGACATGAGTGTCAACCGTCCGAGGATTGTCAATTTCATCGGGCCAAGCGCGTTCTAACAACTCCGATCGACTTAACGCTGATCCGCCCGCCTGCGCTAACACATACAGCAAGCTAAATTCCTGCGGCGTTAGCTCGATCAATTCCCCCTTAAATCTCACGCGACGATGCACGAGGTCAATTTTCAGATCGCCAAAATCGAGATTGATCGGAGGAGCGGCGACCCGTTGCCGTCGCATCAGAGCTTCCACTCGTGCGAGGAATTCCTGCATTCCGAACGGCTTGGTTAAATAATCATCCGCGCCCGATCGCAGTCCTTCGACAATATCCGATTCCGCCGTCCGCGCTGACAGCATGAGAATCAAACACTGCTGCTGTTGGAGCCAGCGACAAAACTCCAACCCGTCGCCTGATGGCATTTCAGAATCGAGAATCACGAGATTGGGTTGCCGCAGCAAAAACCCTTCTCTAGCTTGATGTAAGTCGGCTGACTGGTGCACTTGGTAGCCCGCCTGCTGGAGATGCCATCCAAGCAGCGATCGCAGGTGCGGATTTCCTTCAACGATTTGTATGTGAATGGCTCCCACGGGGGCTATTATCCTCAAAATGCTTGAGATAAGGGTATCAAAGCTTTATCCCTTCGATTTGTAACGGGTGCTACCCAGCCTCTCTCGGTTTGTACGACGAACCATTGCTGTGTATTCCGATTTGTAGAATTTCGATACAAACCGAGAGACATCAAGCTGAAATGTTAAGCTTAGGTAATACCAAAGTGAGTCAGATGTCAAACGGCATCCTTTCATGTCGATCGCACTATGCTTCAAGATTCTTTGACGATCCGCTACTACCAACGCCTCTCCGACAACCTTGTCGAACTCTGGAACCGTGGCTATCGCTTTGATGATATGCGGCTCTATTTAGACGGGTATTTGTCTGCCCTCAGACACGCGAGCGTGTTGGAACCCTACCAAATCAACCGTCTTGAGGAGGAAATCACGCGCTACATTTATGATCCGTCAAATTTTGACAGTGTGATGCCGGAACCTGATTACCGATAAAGAATCAAAGGGGCGCTTGTGTGTGCCCCTTCTTCGTTGAGATCTAGGAAGCGAGGGCAACTTCTACGAGTTGTTGCAGTTCGCCCTTCTGGTACATCTCGATCATGATGTCCGAACCGCCGATAAATTCCCCGTTGATATAGACCTGGGGAATGGTGGGCCAGTTCGAGAATTCTTTGATGCCTTGGCGGATGTCGGGATTTTCCAGCACGTCTACGGTTTCGTAAGGGACACCGAGCGTGTTGAGAATTTGTACAACATTGTTAGAAAATCCGCACATGGGCATAAGCTTGTTGCCCTTCATGAACACCATGATTTTGTTGCTATCAACCAGGCTTTTGATTCGTTCTTGAGCGTCTGACATAGGAGTTTAAGAGGGGGTAAACGTTAGTTTTTGGTTGCCCATTCTTCGGGCGTGAACGTGTTGAGAGAAAGCGCATGAATCGCCTCAGATGCCATCGCTTGCTTGACCGCACCGTAGACAAGTTGGTGCTGTTGAACGCGCCGTTTTCCAGCAAATTCAGAAGAGATTACCGTCACTTCAAAATGCTCACCATCCGGGCTAACGACCGCGACCTGGGCATCCGGCAATCCTGTTTTGATCATTGCCTCAACTTGATCCGGGCTAATCATTCTTTCTCCTCATGATCGATTCGCGACTGTTACTTCTCTAGTCTAACGGGTGATGTTAGAGAATTTTTATCGCGATCGTCGCCATTGTTGGATCGCTTTTTGTGCTTCAGCGTAGATTTCCGGGCGATCTTTGGGAACGAGTTGTGCGGCTGCGATCGCTTGTTGAAATTGTTTCTGGGCGGCTCGTTGTCGAGCGATGTCAAGAATGTTCCGACTCCAGCGCTCGATGTCTTGTTGTGCCTGAGCGTAAAGGGGATCGCTTGGCGGAACTTCACGGGCACGATTGATCGCTTTACTCGCATCAGAAGCAAGGGTCGGTTTGATGAGCGATCGCGCTTCATTCAGAATTTGGGCAGAAGATGCTGCTGTTGGACTGGGAGAAGTGACGACTGTTGGAGCGGGTTCTGTTTTTGCAGCCTGCTGCTGTCCGCCCATGAACGCTGACCAGTTGCGGAATAAGACACCGAGCAATAATACGAGCAGAATTGCGCTGCCTCCGAATAGAAGCCGTTCCCAAAACATTTGATCCTGACCTTCGGGTTCAGGTGGAATTGGAGAAGGATCATCGATCGGGTCAGAAAGGGTGAGATCCGGCACTGGATCGGAAATTGTTAGATCAGGTACCGGGTCTGGATCATTGATTTCTACAGGTTCAAGTCTGAATTGATCTGGAATTTCCTCTTGAGAGATTTCCGCAGTCGCGCCCATGATCGTCGGTTGAGCGGAGAAATCCCCAAACGGAGAATCGCTCTCAGCAGTGAGATAAAGATCATCTTCGATCGCGAATGGATTCGATTCCGCCGCTGTCCAAGAATCGGTTTCTGCCCAGTTCACAGGCATGATCACTTGATAAAGCTGATCGGGATCAGAGACGACGAGAACCGGATCTTGAGTCGGTCGATCGCTGTGATCACACAATTCTGGTAAGCGCAGTTTGAGGAAATCTTCTAGAGCGGACAGCGTTGAACATTGATGCGATCGCAATCCTTCTAATAATGCCTGTGTAAATAATCCGTGATTATATGCGGGTGCTTCATGAGAAAACTGCTCTGGACGACAAGACAGCGTGGTTGGAATGCCATATTCACGAGACAAAGCTGCTGTCTGAGTGCCAATTTTCTCATTAGAAACTGACGAAGAGCGATTGAAATCGAGCAGGACAAAAATCTTTTGAGTCGGAAGCGATCGCAAAGCTTGAAACAGCGATCGAACAGAGAATCCCGTTTCTTTGATGCGATTGGGATCGCCATCGATCGGTAATAAATAATCTTCACCATCTACACAAATTCCGTACCCGCTGAAGTAGCACCATAAGCCATCTTCGGGCTGGAGTTTTTCTTTGAGAATTTTTGTCCAATACTGCAAATTTTCATGGTTCGGGTCGGTCGAACATCCGAATAATTCCGGAGAAGTATCGGTAAGCAGTAAGCAATGTTCTGGTAAAAACCCCGCATCGCTCACCAGACTTTCACAGAGAGATTGGGCATCTGGCTGGGCAAAATGAAGAGGTTGAAGGAACTGATAGTGATTGATTCCGACTGCGATCGCCCAATAATTGCTCATCCCAACACCTCGACTGTTTAGAAAGGTTCGCGCAAACACATCATAGAAAAAAACTGCTTTTTTGCAACAAAAACCTATTCCTTAACTAACATGATTCACAACTTTTCCCGTGTTGTTCGTTTTTTGACATCTGCTATGAATTTTCGTTCTTCGTTGGTTCTGAGTTTTCTCAGTCTTGGATGTGGTGCAACGGTTTGGGGAATCGATGCAATCGTGGCTCCGGTCGCGGTTCAAGCGTATACGGCTCGTGTTGAAGTGATCCTCGATCGAGCGGCGAATGAATCGTATGAAGGAATGGTGCGACGAGCGGAATTAGTCGCACGAACGGCGGCGCAACGGGGATTCGATCGCGATTTGTTAGCGAATGAAGTGTCGATTGTGGTGGTGGGGCGAAATGGTGGAATGGCGGCTCCGGTGGTCACGCTGTGGGTGACGCGATCGCAGTGGCAGCAACGCCCAGAAGCGCGACGATGGGCGACGTATTATCGGAATTCGTCGAGATTATTGGGATTTTAACGATTAACAAGATTTCGCCCCGGATCAGAATCTAGGGCGATTTTTGATTAATGTGCGTACATTTGATCCAACCGCAGAAACGTCTGTAACAAAACATTCGTTCCTTGAGCGCATTCTTCAGGCGAGGTGTATTCCTCTTCAGAATGACTAATTCCCGCCTGACTCGGAATAAAGATCATTCCCATATCCGTCACCCGTCCAATTTCTTGAGCATCATGCCCCGCTCGACTCGGAAGCTGCATACTCGGTAGTTTCAAATCGTGGCAAACTTGCTCGATCGCATTCATAATTCCCGGTGCTGCCAAGGTCGGAAGAATGTGCAACGTTTGACGCATCTCGATTTCGGTTCCGGTCGATTCGGCGATCGTAGAAATCTCCGCTTTCAACCGCTCAACTAATTCTTCTAAATGCGACTGCGACAAATCCCGTAAATCGATTCGCAAATCTACTTCACCCGGTACTGTATTCGTCGCATTTGGGGAAACCGTCAAATATCCCACAGTTGCGACCTGATCGCCCGGTGTTTCTACTGCGATTCGATTCACCGCTAAAACAATTTGTGCGCCTGCAACCAACGCATCCTTTCTCATGTTCATCGGAGTCGTTCCCGCGTGATTCGGGCGACCTTTAATCTTGAGCGCGAATCGGTACTGTCCGACCACACCGCTCACAACCCCGATCGGCAATTTTGCATCCTCTAACACGCCGCCTTGCTCAACGTGTAATTCAACAAACGCAGCGATATCACTCCGTTTTGCCGTCGCAATCTTTGACCAGTCGCCGCCGACCTTCGTTAAACAATCCTGGATCGGTGTGCCATCCAAACGGACGTAATAAGCGGGATCTTCGTGGACTTCGCCCGCGATCGCTTTACTGCCAATCACCGATCGTTCTTCGTCGCTGAACACGATGACCTCGATCGGATGATCCAACCGAACGTCATTTTCCCGCAGCGTCCGCACCACTTCAATCCCAGCCAACACACCCAAACAGCCATCAAACGCGCCAGCCACCGGAACCGTATCAATATGCGATCCCGTCGCCAACACAGGAGCATTCGGAAACTTGCCTTCATAGCGTCCGATCACGTTGCCAGCCGCATCGATTCGAGTCGTCATGCCAGCGTCTTCCATCCAAGCTTGAACTTGGTTTCTCGCGCTCAAATCCGCATCGGTGAACGCAATCCGGCAGACTCCACCGTTTTCGAGTTTCCCGATCGCGGCGAGATCAGCAATACTTTGATTTAAGCGATCGCAATTAATCGTCAAACGTGCGGTAGATAAAGATACGGGGGTCATTGTCATACGGTTACCTGTTGTAGAAGTCGAAAGTAAGCTATCTGGGAAATTTCTGCGATCGCTTGTCGCATTTCGTCGGGTTGGGAATGCTGGAGACGGGTTTCAAATGCTTCGAGAATGCTGGTTTTCGTGTGATTTTTCACGGCAATAATGAACGGAAACCCAAACTGAGATTTGTACTGCTCATTTAAACGGTGAAAGCGATCGTATTCTTCAGCAGTTAATCGATCGAGTCCCGCTCCAGCTTGCTCCTGAGTGGATGCTTCCGCCATTTTTGCTTTGCTGCCTAAATCAGGATGGGCACAAATCAGGGCAAATTGCTGCTCATCGCTCATCGCGTTCACAACTGTCAGCATTTTCTGATGCAAATCGTCCACATCCGTAAACGGGCGTTGCTCCCACGCTTGAGATGCGATCGTGGGAGTTTGTTCAAAAATCTCGCCTAACGCTTCGGTAAAGGCGGATTGTTCCATCTGATTGAGGTCAAAGAGCGAATACGGCATCAGTGTAAAGGTCCTGTCAGAATCGTTTTCGCGATCGCGCTTGTTACCGCCGTTGGGGATTCCGTCCGCAGTTGGTCATACCATTGCGCGGTGAGTTCCGGATCTTTGCCGTGAATCATTTCGGCGCGACTGCGGGCTTTTTCCACGATCGAACTGGTGCGATCTTTTCGAGCCTTTTCGTATCGCTTCAGAGCATCCTCAACGCTGATATTTGTTGTAACTAAGAAATGATTCAGCATATAGACATCTTCGAGCGCCTGACAGCCTCCTTGACCCAAATCCGGGCAAGTCGCGTGAGCGGCATCACCGAGGAGCGCAACTCGACCACGAACCATACGATCGACGGGTCCCACATCGGAAATTTCCAGACGATTTGTTTTTTCGGGATCAATCCGCTGAATCAAGGTCTGAACAGGTTCCGCCCATCCTTTGAAATGTTCTACCAGTTCCGATCGAATTAATTCTGGTGGCGCACTCGTTCCCAGCGGCAAAGGCACATCGAAGAAGAAATACAGCCGATTTCCGCCGACTGGCATCATCGAAGCCCGTTGATGATTCCCCACATAAATCGTCCAAGTATTCGGAGGCGTAATCGCTTCATCCGCTTCGACCAATCCATTCCAGTTCACGTAATCGCGATATGTCGGTTGCACTTCACGTTCGAGAACATACTCGCGTAAGGTTGATCGCACTCCATCAGCCGCAATCACTAGATCCCCAGTCGCCTGATGTCCGTTCTCAAAGGTTGCCGTCACTCGATCGCCGTGTTCTTCCACACTGATGCAGCGATATCCCAAATTCACTTCTCCAGGAAACGCCTCTAACAGCATCGCTTGTAAATCTGCGCGTGCTACCGGATAAGGACGCTGCCCAACTTCCTCGATCAAGGGTTGAAGGTGAATCTGATTCATCACTTCGCCATGAATGCCGAGGTACTGCATGTGATTCATCTGACCGCCGATCGCAGCAATTTTTTCTCCTAAACCAAAGCGATTCATCACCTTGACCCCATTCGACCAGAGCGAAATCCCTGCACCACGGGGGCGAAGTTCTTGAGTGCGTTCGTAGACTTCGACTTCATAGCCCGATTGAGAAAGCGCGATCGCAGCGGTCAAGCCTCCAATCCCCGCACCGATCACCACAACCTTTAAGCGATACATAACCCATTCCCCCTAGAATCTGACCGGACAT contains:
- a CDS encoding Zn-dependent hydrolase; its protein translation is MTMTPVSLSTARLTINCDRLNQSIADLAAIGKLENGGVCRIAFTDADLSARNQVQAWMEDAGMTTRIDAAGNVIGRYEGKFPNAPVLATGSHIDTVPVAGAFDGCLGVLAGIEVVRTLRENDVRLDHPIEVIVFSDEERSVIGSKAIAGEVHEDPAYYVRLDGTPIQDCLTKVGGDWSKIATAKRSDIAAFVELHVEQGGVLEDAKLPIGVVSGVVGQYRFALKIKGRPNHAGTTPMNMRKDALVAGAQIVLAVNRIAVETPGDQVATVGYLTVSPNATNTVPGEVDLRIDLRDLSQSHLEELVERLKAEISTIAESTGTEIEMRQTLHILPTLAAPGIMNAIEQVCHDLKLPSMQLPSRAGHDAQEIGRVTDMGMIFIPSQAGISHSEEEYTSPEECAQGTNVLLQTFLRLDQMYAH
- a CDS encoding response regulator transcription factor translates to MGAIHIQIVEGNPHLRSLLGWHLQQAGYQVHQSADLHQAREGFLLRQPNLVILDSEMPSGDGLEFCRWLQQQQCLILMLSARTAESDIVEGLRSGADDYLTKPFGMQEFLARVEALMRRQRVAAPPINLDFGDLKIDLVHRRVRFKGELIELTPQEFSLLYVLAQAGGSALSRSELLERAWPDEIDNPRTVDTHVLSLRKKVEIDPRQPNLIQTVRNVGYRLNLEILNVAMPAQNGHMRKPATAPVSRMASVPRPRM
- a CDS encoding carbon-nitrogen hydrolase family protein, whose amino-acid sequence is MKSYLAAAVQMNSLPDLQKNLAQAEELIDLAVRRGAELIGLPENFSFLGDEEAKLAQAESIAVESEKFLKMMAQRFQVTILGGGYPVPVEQGKVYNTALLVAPNGQELARYEKVHLFDVNLPDGNTYRESATVVAGSRVPPIHPSKELGSIGLSVCYDVRFPELYRQMTQMGAEVLFVPAAFTAHTGKDHWQVLLQARAIENTCYVIAPAQTGRHNSLRQSHGHAMIIDPWGVILADAGEMPGVAIAEIVPGRLEQVRRQMPSLQHRVF
- a CDS encoding BolA family protein, producing the protein MISPDQVEAMIKTGLPDAQVAVVSPDGEHFEVTVISSEFAGKRRVQQHQLVYGAVKQAMASEAIHALSLNTFTPEEWATKN
- the grxD gene encoding Grx4 family monothiol glutaredoxin, with the translated sequence MSDAQERIKSLVDSNKIMVFMKGNKLMPMCGFSNNVVQILNTLGVPYETVDVLENPDIRQGIKEFSNWPTIPQVYINGEFIGGSDIMIEMYQKGELQQLVEVALAS
- a CDS encoding DUF6761 family protein; this translates as MLQDSLTIRYYQRLSDNLVELWNRGYRFDDMRLYLDGYLSALRHASVLEPYQINRLEEEITRYIYDPSNFDSVMPEPDYR
- the uraD gene encoding 2-oxo-4-hydroxy-4-carboxy-5-ureidoimidazoline decarboxylase; the encoded protein is MPYSLFDLNQMEQSAFTEALGEIFEQTPTIASQAWEQRPFTDVDDLHQKMLTVVNAMSDEQQFALICAHPDLGSKAKMAEASTQEQAGAGLDRLTAEEYDRFHRLNEQYKSQFGFPFIIAVKNHTKTSILEAFETRLQHSQPDEMRQAIAEISQIAYFRLLQQVTV
- a CDS encoding caspase family protein, which gives rise to MSNYWAIAVGINHYQFLQPLHFAQPDAQSLCESLVSDAGFLPEHCLLLTDTSPELFGCSTDPNHENLQYWTKILKEKLQPEDGLWCYFSGYGICVDGEDYLLPIDGDPNRIKETGFSVRSLFQALRSLPTQKIFVLLDFNRSSSVSNEKIGTQTAALSREYGIPTTLSCRPEQFSHEAPAYNHGLFTQALLEGLRSHQCSTLSALEDFLKLRLPELCDHSDRPTQDPVLVVSDPDQLYQVIMPVNWAETDSWTAAESNPFAIEDDLYLTAESDSPFGDFSAQPTIMGATAEISQEEIPDQFRLEPVEINDPDPVPDLTISDPVPDLTLSDPIDDPSPIPPEPEGQDQMFWERLLFGGSAILLVLLLGVLFRNWSAFMGGQQQAAKTEPAPTVVTSPSPTAASSAQILNEARSLIKPTLASDASKAINRAREVPPSDPLYAQAQQDIERWSRNILDIARQRAAQKQFQQAIAAAQLVPKDRPEIYAEAQKAIQQWRRSR
- a CDS encoding YgiT-type zinc finger protein → MPKCHVCHSEGSLEELVDEIFEIDGKFYLVEQIPSLVCSHCGEEIFSRETTERIRVMLHSEAKPIKSISVDVFAYPPKSKAS
- the hpxO gene encoding FAD-dependent urate hydroxylase HpxO codes for the protein MYRLKVVVIGAGIGGLTAAIALSQSGYEVEVYERTQELRPRGAGISLWSNGVKVMNRFGLGEKIAAIGGQMNHMQYLGIHGEVMNQIHLQPLIEEVGQRPYPVARADLQAMLLEAFPGEVNLGYRCISVEEHGDRVTATFENGHQATGDLVIAADGVRSTLREYVLEREVQPTYRDYVNWNGLVEADEAITPPNTWTIYVGNHQRASMMPVGGNRLYFFFDVPLPLGTSAPPELIRSELVEHFKGWAEPVQTLIQRIDPEKTNRLEISDVGPVDRMVRGRVALLGDAAHATCPDLGQGGCQALEDVYMLNHFLVTTNISVEDALKRYEKARKDRTSSIVEKARSRAEMIHGKDPELTAQWYDQLRTESPTAVTSAIAKTILTGPLH